In the genome of Streptomyces sp. NBC_00190, one region contains:
- a CDS encoding Crp/Fnr family transcriptional regulator gives MTTQSPTRIAAALSAEYRTRLMSMGREVDFPDGARLFNEGGHADRFWIVRTGVVALDVHVPGKKAAVIDNLGPGELVGCSWMLAPHRWRLGAEATTPVRTHEFDAAAVLALMEADPAFGAAIGHWVAQVLAHRLHAARVRLLDLYAPYGSGTHL, from the coding sequence ATGACCACACAATCCCCCACACGGATCGCCGCCGCGCTGTCGGCCGAGTACCGCACCCGGCTGATGAGCATGGGCAGGGAAGTCGACTTCCCCGATGGGGCCCGGCTCTTCAACGAAGGAGGCCATGCGGATCGGTTCTGGATCGTGCGGACGGGCGTCGTCGCCCTCGACGTCCATGTGCCCGGCAAAAAGGCGGCCGTGATCGACAATCTCGGTCCCGGCGAGCTGGTGGGCTGTTCCTGGATGCTGGCGCCGCACCGGTGGCGGCTGGGCGCGGAGGCGACGACGCCCGTGCGCACGCACGAATTCGACGCGGCTGCCGTGCTGGCGCTGATGGAAGCCGATCCCGCTTTCGGCGCCGCGATCGGGCATTGGGTCGCCCAGGTGCTCGCCCACAGGCTCCACGCCGCCCGTGTCCGGCTTCTCGATCTGTACGCCCCGTACGGCAGCGGCACCCACCTGTGA
- a CDS encoding CBS domain-containing protein, producing MPASRYTVSDVMSHTAVAIGREASYKEIVELMQQWKVSAVPVLEGEGRVVGVVSEADLLPKEEFRRDDPRLPDQLEEAAKAGGVLAEELMSSPAVTVHPDATIAEAARIMARKRVKRLPVVNAEGMLEGIVSRSDLLKVFLRPDEEIEEEIRDAVLAELAPPVHVEASVRDGVVTLRGSLRDRALVPLMARAVRAVEGVVDVQMEVVDVRTQGEGQAAEAV from the coding sequence ATGCCCGCCTCCCGATACACCGTGAGCGACGTCATGAGCCACACGGCCGTGGCCATCGGCCGCGAGGCCTCGTACAAGGAGATCGTCGAGCTCATGCAGCAGTGGAAGGTCAGCGCCGTCCCCGTCCTGGAGGGCGAGGGCCGCGTCGTCGGGGTGGTCTCCGAGGCCGATCTGCTGCCGAAGGAGGAGTTCCGGCGGGACGACCCCCGGCTTCCCGATCAGCTGGAGGAGGCGGCCAAGGCCGGGGGTGTGCTGGCCGAGGAGCTGATGTCGAGCCCGGCCGTGACCGTGCACCCCGACGCCACCATCGCCGAGGCGGCGCGGATCATGGCCCGCAAGCGCGTGAAGCGCCTTCCCGTCGTGAACGCCGAGGGAATGCTGGAGGGCATTGTGAGCAGGAGCGATCTGCTCAAGGTGTTCCTGCGTCCGGACGAGGAGATCGAAGAGGAGATCCGCGACGCGGTTCTCGCCGAGCTCGCTCCCCCGGTACACGTGGAGGCATCGGTACGGGACGGCGTCGTCACCCTCCGCGGATCGCTCCGTGACCGCGCCCTGGTGCCGCTGATGGCCCGCGCCGTCCGCGCCGTCGAGGGTGTCGTGGACGTCCAGATGGAAGTGGTGGACGTCCGTACGCAAGGGGAGGGACAGGCCGCCGAAGCAGTCTGA